A single region of the Cucumis melo cultivar AY chromosome 3, USDA_Cmelo_AY_1.0, whole genome shotgun sequence genome encodes:
- the LOC103488029 gene encoding protein IQ-DOMAIN 32-like produces the protein MGRPRSCFQVITCGGDSKDGDEIDVLESKESKDKRCWSFRKRSSQHRVLNNTVSAETPSVAKENLETATFDFQSSAAKENLETATFDFQSSGAKENLETAPFDFQSSANSTVPEKPTVKHLTNEETHAPIIENPKGSDKVDVASENESKIDRELEESTVIAIQTGVRGLLAQKELIKLKNVVKVQAAVRGFLVRRHAVGTLRCAQAIVKMQAIVRARRAHLSPERLAPDEQHNKNKKENPDSKTVVKGELENSKSNLRYISIEKLLSNSFARQLLESTPRNKPIKIKCVPSKNDSAWKWLERWMAVSSLDVLEAKNEELVPDQMEKETEEPKKEELEESDAEQLKREIEESHFEDRIDYNPLSETEDLNSGTIKSVSPCESEDLNTYNANNLQSQTSCSPSSLQNDNLEQPRPETAKISETEETSTKVSSVQHENIQTDDVGVQTESNSSSEKPQIEIEQVNPLKRLAPEQLENEGKKFGSRKANNPSFINAQAKFEQLSSATDLIGSISSMHQDDRIEPHSETVSSALDTVPRTKETSAVENIITPASRIAQVSGSECGTELSISSTLDSPDISEGGIADPHPNDVSKKVVQDPSSDLSVEVETKASTTPMQNDIQLLLDQPEEEASESNGHSITSVPVVDSSPSESKLGRSSSDQKREQQEAGSHHDNQTYKSSPEASPRSHLTVPESQGTPSSQVSTKAKRDKTDKTASFQKQKSTSAVKKSPSSLNRNSASRSSTDNSYKDQKTGKRRNSFETRQENVEKELKESSSSSSLPHFMQATESARAKAHSTNSPRSSPDVQDGEIYLKKRHSLPADGRQGSPRVQQPTSRTQQGAKGNEKMWRR, from the exons ATGGGAAGGCCTCGTTCATGCTTCCAAGTAATCACATGTGGTGGCGATTCAAAGGATGGAGATGAGATCGATGTACTTGAG AGTAAGGAGTCTAAGGACAAACGATGCTGGAGTTTCCGTAAGAGATCTTCCCAGCATCGTGTGCTAAACAACACAGTGAGTGCAGAAACTCCTTCTGTAGCGAAGGAGAACCTTGAAACTGCTACATTCGACTTCCAATCATCAGCTGCGAAGGAGAACCTTGAAACTGCTACATTCGATTTCCAATCATCAGGTGCAAAGGAGAACCTTGAAACTGCTCCATTCGACTTCCAATCATCAGCTAACTCCACTGTTCCCGAGAAACCCACTGTGAAACACTTAACCAATGAGGAGACCCATGCACCTATCATCGAGAATCCTAAAGGATCTGATAAGGTGGATGTTGCATCTGAAAATGAAAGTAAGATCGATCGTGAGCTTGAGGAATCTACTGTTATTGCCATCCAGACTGGTGTCAGGGGGCTATTG GCGCAGAAGGAGCTGATTAAACTTAAGAATGTAGTGAAGGTGCAAGCTGCTGTTCGTGGATTCTTGGTAAGGAGACATGCTGTTGGAACACTCCGCTGTGCTCAAGCCATTGTCAAAATGCAAGCTATTGTACGCGCTCGTCGTGCTCATCTCTCTCCTGAACGATTGGCTCCAGATGAACAGCACAATAAGAATAAGAAGGAAAATCCTGATTCAAAGACAGTG GTAAAGGGAGAGCTGGAAAATTCAAAATCCAATTTGCGATATATTTCAATTGAAAAGCTACTTAGCAATAGTTTTGCCCGGCAG TTGTTGGAATCAACACCAAGGAACAAACCAATCAAAATCAAGTGCGTTCCTTCCAAAAATGATTCTGCTTGGAAATGGTTGGAGCGCTGGATGGCTGTTTCATCATTGGATGTCTTGGAGGCAAAGAATGAAGAATTAGTCCCTGATCAAATGGAAAAAGAAACCGAGGAGCCAAAGAAAGAAGAATTAGAAGAATCAGACGCTGAGCAATTGAAAAGAGAAATTGAGGAATCTCATTTTGAAGATCGAATTGACTATAACCCGTTGTCTGAAACAGAAGATTTGAACTCCGGCACGATCAAATCAGTTTCACCATGTGAAAGTGAAGATTTAAATACTTATAATGCCAATAACTTACAATCTCAAACCAGCTGCTCTCCATCTTCATTACAAAATGATAATCTGGAGCAGCCTCGGCCTGAGACTGCTAAAATATCTGAAACTGAAGAGACATCAACTAAGGTTAGTTCTGTACAACATGAGAACATACAGACGGATGATGTAGGTGTGCAAACAGAGTCAAACTCCTCCTCCGAAAAACCTCAGATTGAAATTGAGCAAGTCAATCCTCTGAAAAGATTAGCACCTGAACAACTGGAGAATGAGGGCAAGAAATTTGGATCAAGAAAGGCGAACAATCCCTCATTTATCAATGCCCAGGCAAAATTTGAACAGTTGAGTTCAGCAACAGATTTGATTGGAAGTATTAGTTCGATGCATCAAGATGATAGAATCGAACCTCATTCAGAAACAGTGTCATCTGCATTGGATACTGTACCAAGGACAAAGGAGACGAGTGCAGTTGAAAATATCATCACTCCTGCATCTAGGATAGCTCAAGTCAGTGGCTCTGAATGTGGTACCGAGCTCTCTATTTCTTCCACCCTTGATTCACCTGATATATCTGAAGGAGGAATAGCAGATCCACATCCAAATGATGTTTCGAAGAAAGTAGTCCAAGATCCTAGCAGTGATCTAAGCGTAGAAGTTGAAACCAAGGCTTCTACAACTCCAATGCAAAATGATATCCAACTTCTTCTTGATCAACCAGAAGAAGAAGCTAGTGAATCTAACGGCCATTCCATCACTTCAGTACCTGTTGTAGACTCTTCCCCAAGTGAATCAAAGCTAGGGAGAAGTTCATCAGATCAAAAGAGAGAACAACAGGAGGCTGGTTCGCATCATGATAATCAAACATATAAATCTTCTCCAGAAGCTTCTCCAAGAAGTCATTTAACTGTTCCAGAATCCCAAGGAACACCTTCTAGTCAGGTATCTACGAAGGCAAAACGGGATAAAACTGATAAAACAGCCTCTTTTCAGAAGCAAAAGTCTACATCCGCAGTTAAGAAATCACCATCCAGTTTAAATAGGAATTCTGCCTCGAGGAGTAGTACAGATAATTCTTACAAAGATCAGAAGACTGGGAAGAGAAGAAATTCATTTGAAACACGACAGGAAAATGTTGAAAAGGAATTAAAAGAGAGCAGTAGCAGTAGCTCTCTTCCTCATTTTATGCAAGCCACAGAATCCGCTAGAGCCAAGGCTCATTCAACTAATTCTCCAAGATCAAGTCCGGATGTTCAAGATGGAGAAATATACCTCAAGAAAAGGCATTCCTTGCCTGCTGATGGCCGGCAAGGATCTCCACGCGTCCAGCAGCCAACATCCCGAACCCAGCAGGGAGCGAAGGGAAATG AGAAAATGTGGCGAAGGTAA